A DNA window from Balneola sp. contains the following coding sequences:
- a CDS encoding heavy metal translocating P-type ATPase — protein sequence MEKATLQIDGMHCAGCANAVDKQLESLEGVKSASVNLATESAIVEYEGNISTDDFAEAISKAGYTLVRDESETKSKAEQVEEREQKKFEVAKWNMIWSGIPTAIMILWMLPMWISGYMFLGPVGMEAGMILLSGFAIFVPGWETIKSAWKSSLNLSPNMDVLIAIGALASLSTGFVKLSHELGYGPDFHSFAMIGGMIMAFHLTGRFIETKAKGSASQAIRKLLTLGAKEASVIRDGEEVKIPIKELKLGDVMLVRPGEKIPTDGEIVEGTSSVDESIATGESMPVEKSAGDEVIGATLNTNSVLKVKATKVGKDTFLNQVIKMVEEAQGSKIPIQDFADRVTKVFVPVVLVLAVMTLALWLIFPTFFGGIVEWAASFLPWVNPDLGSTALAFYAMIAVLVIACPCALGLATPTALMVGSGLGAENGILIRKGEAIQRMKDVNAIVLDKTGTITKGKPTVTDVITFGENSEEEVLKWAASVEHNSEHPLAQAVVHHAKEKELELISVTGFESITGKGVKAILAEGAVGVGTSGLMEELGIEVDEEASSQKAKLEEQAKTAVYISYAGKLVGLVGIADEVKEDSKQAISELKKLGLQTIMLTGDNQKTARAIANQVGIDEVIAEVLPDQKSDEIRKLQEAGKVVAMVGDGINDAPALTLADVGIAIGTGTDVAIESGDIVLVKGDLSAVIRAINLSNKTFTKIKQNLFWAFFYNLIMIPLAFVGWLHPLLAEAAMAFSSINVVFNSRRLGKAKLD from the coding sequence ATGGAAAAGGCCACACTTCAAATTGACGGGATGCATTGTGCCGGATGTGCCAATGCGGTAGATAAACAACTTGAGTCGTTGGAAGGGGTGAAGTCTGCCAGTGTTAACCTTGCTACCGAATCTGCCATTGTAGAATATGAAGGCAACATCAGTACGGATGATTTTGCTGAAGCGATTTCCAAAGCGGGTTATACCTTGGTTCGGGATGAATCTGAGACCAAATCTAAAGCTGAGCAGGTTGAAGAGCGAGAGCAGAAGAAATTTGAAGTGGCGAAATGGAACATGATTTGGTCCGGCATTCCGACAGCCATCATGATCTTATGGATGCTGCCTATGTGGATTTCCGGCTATATGTTTTTGGGACCTGTGGGAATGGAGGCCGGAATGATCTTGCTCTCCGGTTTTGCCATTTTTGTACCCGGCTGGGAAACCATTAAAAGTGCGTGGAAGTCTTCGTTGAACTTGAGTCCCAACATGGATGTGCTGATCGCCATCGGGGCATTAGCTTCGCTTTCTACAGGATTTGTGAAGCTGTCTCATGAACTAGGCTATGGACCGGATTTCCACAGTTTCGCCATGATTGGTGGTATGATTATGGCTTTCCATTTGACCGGACGATTTATCGAAACCAAAGCCAAGGGAAGTGCATCTCAAGCCATCCGAAAGCTATTAACGCTGGGAGCAAAAGAAGCATCCGTTATTCGAGATGGGGAAGAAGTAAAAATCCCAATTAAGGAATTAAAGTTGGGTGATGTAATGCTGGTTCGACCGGGAGAGAAGATTCCTACCGATGGAGAAATTGTTGAAGGCACCAGCAGCGTGGATGAATCTATTGCTACAGGAGAATCCATGCCGGTAGAAAAATCAGCAGGCGACGAGGTTATTGGCGCTACACTAAACACCAACAGTGTGTTAAAAGTGAAGGCTACCAAAGTCGGAAAAGATACCTTCCTGAATCAGGTGATTAAAATGGTAGAAGAGGCGCAGGGGAGTAAAATTCCTATACAGGATTTCGCCGATCGTGTGACCAAAGTATTTGTCCCCGTGGTATTAGTACTTGCCGTAATGACCTTAGCTCTTTGGCTTATTTTTCCCACTTTCTTTGGTGGTATTGTTGAATGGGCTGCCAGTTTCCTTCCCTGGGTAAATCCGGATTTAGGCTCAACGGCGTTGGCGTTTTATGCAATGATAGCGGTGCTGGTCATTGCTTGTCCCTGTGCCTTAGGCTTGGCTACACCAACCGCATTGATGGTAGGCTCCGGACTGGGAGCTGAAAACGGAATCCTCATCCGAAAAGGGGAAGCCATTCAGCGAATGAAAGATGTGAATGCCATTGTGTTGGACAAAACGGGCACCATCACCAAAGGAAAACCAACGGTTACCGACGTAATCACTTTTGGAGAAAATTCAGAAGAAGAGGTGTTGAAATGGGCGGCATCGGTGGAGCATAATTCTGAACATCCATTGGCTCAGGCGGTTGTACATCACGCCAAAGAAAAAGAGCTGGAGCTGATTTCTGTCACGGGATTTGAAAGTATCACGGGAAAAGGAGTGAAGGCCATCTTGGCTGAAGGTGCCGTCGGGGTTGGAACTTCAGGATTGATGGAAGAGCTTGGTATCGAAGTGGATGAGGAGGCTTCATCCCAAAAAGCGAAACTGGAAGAACAGGCTAAAACGGCCGTCTATATAAGCTATGCCGGAAAGTTAGTAGGGCTCGTCGGAATTGCCGATGAAGTTAAAGAAGACAGCAAGCAGGCCATTTCAGAGCTGAAGAAACTTGGATTACAAACCATCATGCTGACAGGCGATAATCAAAAAACAGCCCGGGCTATTGCCAATCAGGTTGGGATTGATGAGGTGATTGCGGAAGTGCTGCCCGACCAAAAATCAGATGAGATACGAAAATTACAAGAAGCCGGAAAAGTAGTGGCGATGGTAGGCGATGGAATTAATGATGCCCCGGCGCTTACCCTTGCGGATGTTGGGATTGCTATTGGAACCGGAACCGATGTGGCGATTGAATCCGGCGATATAGTATTGGTGAAAGGAGATTTGTCAGCCGTGATTCGTGCGATAAATCTCAGCAATAAAACCTTCACAAAAATTAAGCAAAACCTATTCTGGGCCTTCTTCTACAACCTGATCATGATTCCGCTGGCTTTCGTAGGATGGCTCCATCCACTACTCGCCGAAGCAGCGATGGCATTTAGTTCAATAAATGTAGTTTTTAATTCAAGAAGATTAGGAAAGGCGAAGCTGGATTAG